A region of the Acidobacteriota bacterium genome:
GGCCATTTTGGTCGAGATGGATTTCAACACGGGCAAAGGCCGCTATGTCAACGCAGGCCATACGGATTGCCTGCTGCTGCGCGCCAGCGGCGAAGTCGAATGGTTGAAATCCACGGGCACTCCGCTGGGTTTAATGGACCCAAACCTTGTCAATTTGATGACGCCGTACGAAGAGCGGGCATTTGAGCTTCGTTCAGGCGATTTGGTCGCATTGTTTTCCGACGGCGTGACCGAGGCCCAGGACGAAGACGAAAATGAATTTGGCGAACAGCGCACAGCCGACTTCATTCGCCCAATTGCTCACGAACTGGCAGACACCATCGTTGACAAAGTCTTTGCCGAAATTGACCGCTTTGCCGGAAATGCGCCGCAGTATGACGACATCACGTTGTTTGTTATTAAACGCGAAGCTTGATGCGTTGCCGCAACCGCGAAATGGCGTAAAATGAGCCAGCCGCATTCAAACGAGATTTCAGAAAGGAGAACATCACGATGACTGGAACAGCGACAGAATTGGCTCTTGATCCGGGATTGGAATACGAGATCGTCAACGGCAAACCGGTGGTGAAGGAAATGGCGAGCATGAAACACGGCGGAACGATTATGCGGCTTGGCGCAAGACTGCAAATGCATGTGGAAGACAATGATCTTGGCGGCATCTACAGCCCTGACACGACCTTTATGATTGGCGACAATCAACGGCTGCCCGATTTGGCTTTTGTTTCAAACGAACGCATGCCCGAAGAAGGCGAAGTGGACGGAGCGGTTCCCATCGCACCTGACCTTGCCGTCGAAGTCATTTCGCCCAACGACATGCTAGAAAAGGTGACCGCCAAAATCGAAGATTATTTTGCCGCCGGAGTTCGCCAGGTCTGGCTGGTATCTCTGCGAAGCCGCACCGTCAGCATTTACGATTCTCCAACCAAAGTCACGATCCTGACTGAAAACGAAGACCTGACTAGCGAAGCGATTCTACCGGGCTTCTGCTGCCGTATCTCCGAAATCTTTGGCAAAAAACCTCTGGTGACATCTGCGCCAACTGAATAAAAGGACTTTTTCATGACAAGCCTTGCAAATTCCGCATCTCCAGTTTCTCGTAGAAAAATGCTGTCGCAAACCATCACTGGAGCCGGAGCGACGGCTTTGCTCAGCGGGTTGAACTCGCCACTGGCTGCATCTGGTCTGATTGTTCCACAAAAAGTCGGCGGCAGGCTGAAACAGTCGGTTTGTCGCTGGTGCTACAACAAAATCCCGCTTGAAGAATTTGCCAAAGCGGTTTCCGAAATGGGCTTGAAAGGAATTGACCTGCTGAATGATCCGAATGATTGGCCAATGGCAAAGAAGTATGGATTGATTCCGACGATGGTCACAGGCGCAGGCAACATTCCGGATGCTTGCAATCGAAAAGACCTGCACGACAAGCTCTTCAAAGATTTTGAAGAAAACATCGCCCGCGCAGCAGCCAATGGAGTCCCCAATGTCATCACCTTTTCCGGCAATCGCAAAGGCATGTCCGATGGCGAAGGACTGGAAAACACTGTGACGATGCTCAACAGAGCCAAAGGCATCGCCGAAAAGTACGGTGTCACCATCTGCCTGGAATACCTGAACAGCAAGGTGGATCACAAAGATTACATGTTTGATCATATCGGCTGGGGCGTCGAAGCGATCAAACGCGTCAACTCTCCACGCGTGAAAATTCTTTACGACATTTACCACGCGCAAATTATGGATGGCGACATCATCCGCACTATCCGAGCCAACATTCAACACATCGCGCATTTCCACACCGGCGGCAATCCGGGACGTAACGAACTGGACGATACGCAGGAACTGAACTGGCGAACGATTGCCAAAGCAATTGCTGATCTGGGCTTTCAGGGCTACGTCGCCCACGAATTCGTTCCCAAACGCGATCCGTTGAAATCTCTTCGTGAGGCAGCGGAATTGTTCGACGTTTAACTATCGTCTCACTTAGCATTAACTCCCAAGTCTGTCTTCTCCCAATTCTCAAAAGTCACTCAAGGTTGACACGTTATCAGCCTCACGGTTATAGGTAATACCAGGAGGGAAATTACCAGCGACAACAATGTATCTTCTGCGCAACAAATCACTTGAAGGTTGAAGTCGCATTTTTTAAGATCACTGCCGATGAAGGAAGACAAAAAACTCGTCGCAGAATTTATCACGCAACTCCGAGTCGAAAAGGGGTTGGCCGACAATACGTTATTGGCTTATCAGCGCGACTTGCAGAAATTGCTCAAGCATTCTGCGGATTTGGGGAAAAGCCTGATGACACTTGATCGGGCCGATGTTGTTGATTTGATGGCGGATTTGAAAGATTCGGGGGCGAATTCCAGCAGCATTTCCCGATTGGTTTCAGCGATCAGAGGATTTTACAAATATCTCGTGACTGAAGGGCTGACGAAATCCGATCCGACTGCCCACCTGGAAGCGCACAAGCCTTGGCAAACTCTGCCACATTTTCTGACGCAAGACGAAGTTGAAACATTGTTGGCTCAGCCCAAGATGGACACCGATCTCGGTTTGCGTGATCGTGCAATGCTCGAAACGCTGTATGCTTCGGGCTTTAGAGTTTCGGAGTTAGTCAATTTGAAACTGTCAGATATTGACCTGGACTCAGGCGTGTTGACCTGTTTTGGCAAAGGCAGCAAGCAACGAAAAGTTCCACTGGGACGGTCGGCGATCTCTTTTCTGAACCGATACTTCCCTGCTAGACTGCGACTTCTCAACGGCAAACTATCCGATCTGCTTTTCATTGAACTCAATGGACGACGGATCACACGGCAAAAGTTCTGGAAGCTGATCAAACGGTACGGCGATTCGGCAAATATCGCTTACATCACGCCGCACCTGCTTCGGCATAGCTTTGCGACGGTGCTGCTGGCCAATGGGGCGGATTTGCGGTCTGTGCAATTGATGCTGGGTCACAGCGATATTTCGACCACGCAAATTTATACGCACGTAACCAACGATCAACTAAAGACGGCCTATAAACAATTTCATCCACGATCCTGAAATCGTCTGAATCAAACATATCAAATGAATCTGGGAGAGATAGCTCGACGACTGCATTGCTCGGTTGTCGGAAATCCTGAAATCGAAATTACGGACCTCGCGCCCATCGAAATTGCCGACCCCAGCCAACTGACTTTCCTTAGCAACAAGAAATACAAAAAGCATCTGGCGACGACATCGGCGGCGGCAATTATTCTCGACGACGCCAGCGATTTGCCGGAGGGAAAATCCGGAATCATCTCCGCAAATCCTTATTTGACGTTCGCCGAAGCAATGTGGATTTTTCATCCCGCGCTTCAACCGGGAAAAGGCATTCATTCAACATCTGTCATTTCTCACTCTGCCGTTATTGGAAAAGATGTTTCCATCGGCGCTTTTACGGTCATCGGCGATGGAGCAAAGATCGGCGACAATGTCCAGGTACTGGATCATTGTTCAATCTATCCTGGCGCCGAAATCGGTGACAACACCTTCCTTCATTCCCATTGTGTCGTCAGGGAATTTTGCAAAGTTGGCAGGAACGTTATCTTTCAGAATCACGTTACCATTGGCAGCGACGGGTTTGGTTTCGCCAAGGACAACGATGGCAATTGGTTCAAAATTCCTCAAGCAGGTATTGTGGTCGTTGAAGACGATGTGGAAATCGGGGCCTCCTCCACAATTGACCGCGCGACAATCGGCAGGACGATCATCGGGAAAGGCACAAAGCTGGACAATCTGGTTCAGATTGGGCACGGCTCCAGCGTAGGAGAAAAAACTCTGCTTTGTGCTCAAGTTGGGTTGGCTGGCAGTTCCCAGATTGGCCACGAAGTGATTCTGAGCGGGCAGGTTGGAGTCGCAGGACATCTATCAATCGGCGATAGGGTAATTGCCACGGCCCAGACTGGAATTCCCAGTTCAGTTGAGGCGGGAAAAATCATCTCCGGTTATCCGGCAATTGAAAATCGAGACTGGCTGAAGTCGTCTGCAATTTTTGCCCAATTGCCAAAGCTTCAAAAGGAAATCAGGCAGTTAAAAGAAGAAATCAATAAACTTAACGCATTACTCGAAAGGTAAACTCACGAACAATGGCCGTAAAAATTGAAAATCAATCTAACATGAAACTTCCCAGCAAGACTGAAGAGACCATCAATAGTGTGCTCAGTTGCGTGCCAGGCGAGCATTTACGAGGCTTGAGCCGAGTCGTTCTAGTGGATCGCATTGTGCCCGATTCCAGAATTCAGCTTCCCCAAGTCACAGAACTACCAGGATTGTATCATCCCAAACAGGGCGGCTCTCAGCCCTGGTTTGAAATCGCGCTCAACTCATTGTTGATGCCAACCGAAGGGTTCTTCAAACGCATCGCTGCCCGACTGAACTTCAAAGCCAGTTTGGCGTATCTGACCCTTTCGTTACAGGCACAGCATTATCACTTCACCCTATCCCACGGATTGAAAAAGCACCAATATGAAGGCGCGATTCGATCTTATGTGGACAAGCATTTGGAAAAGTGGAGAGAAAACCAAGGCGGGTGGCGAATGAAGTTGTTCAAACCGCTTCGTCCCTGGCTGGAAAAATGGTCGAAGAAGCTGAAAAAACGTTATCAGCAGGAAGAGCAAAAACGAAAGTCGTAAAAGATAAAAGGGGCAATTCAGCCCCTTCTTCTTTTTTAGGATTCTGTGAGCTTGCTCAATTCCTCCAAAGCAGTTCGCACGGCCTGGATTAACTCGTCGTGCTCAACGGATGAGCGTCGAAATTTGACTTCAATGGTGAAATCTTTGGTCGGCGCCTGAAATCTGTAAATGAACGGCTGAGCTCGAACCTGTTTATTCTTTCTCGCTTGTCGAGCCTCATCACGATTCAGCCCCTGAGAGGCAATTCGCTGCACGAAATTCAACATGGAATCGTGGTCGGATTGTCTTGCAACTTGCAGCAGCAATGATTTGGAATTGATGCTTTCCGCCCGGCATTTATCGCGAATATCTGAAGGGATTGCCGCAATCGAAAGAGCTTCCGTAACAGACGACCGTGACTTTCCGATTTTCTTGGAAACCTCTTCGTGGGTATATCCAAACCGCTCAATCAAAGCCAGATAACCTTCTGCCTCTTCGTAAGCCGTCAGGTCTTTTCGCTGTAAGTTTTCGATCAAGGCAATTTCGGCGACATTGCGTTCATCCACATCCATTTCGATGCATGGAACTTCACGCAATTCAACTTCGAGCGCAGCCCGATAACGCCGCTCGCCCGAAATGATCATGTATCGTCCGCCGACCTCTGACGGACGAACCAACAACGGCTCCAGAATTCCCTTCTCTTTAATTGAGGCGATCAAATCTTCAAGATCACCCATATCTACCCGCGGCTGATTCGGATTAGGCTCCAATTTTTCCACCGGGATCATCCTGCCAATCGGCGCGCCTCGAAGAGACGACAACTCTTCCACATAATGTCGGTCATGTCTCATCTTCAATGTTGATGGCAATCCTCTTTTAGCTGGCACGTCGTATTACCTCATTGCATAAATTGGCATATTCGATCGCTCCACTGGAAGCCGGAGCAAAAGTAAAAATGGATTCTCGATAGGCTGGGCTTTCCTCCAACCTGACGGATTTAGAAATCGTCGTCTCAAAAACTTTATCACCAAATACATTACATATTTGATCATAAATATCTCGCGATAAAGTGGTTCTTTTGTCATGGAGAGTTACGACAACCCCCAAAACTTCAAGCTGAGGATTAGGTCTTGCCTTAATTCTTTCAATCGTCTCAAGAAGATCATCTGTCCCCTCTAAAGCAAAGTAAGACGATTGTATGGGGATGATTAGGTGAGTCGCTGCAACCAAAGCATTGACCGTAATCAGTCCCAGCGTCGGCGGAGTGTCAATGATCACAACGTCATAGTTGTGGGTAACTGGATCAAGTCGGTCTTTTAATCGAAATGGGCCATCAAGTTCTCCGACCAGCTTCGCCTCAAGTTTCGCCAGATTGATTTTGGAAGGCAAAATATCCAGATTCTCAATCTTTGTTTTCTGGACGATGTCGCCAAATCGAACGTCGGAATCAGTTAGCAGGTCATATATTGATAGCGAGTAGTCATTCTGAACCAAAAATGAAATTGTGCTGTTGGCCTGTGGGTCCAAATCAGCCAATAACACTTTCTTCCCTTGCTGAGCCAAAGCTGCAGCAAGATTAATTGCGGTAGTAGTCTTGCCCACCCCGCCTTTTTGATTCGTAATGGCGATTTTGATCCCCTGCAAATGTTTCTCCTTAAAATGACCCCTTATATCCTTTGTTTTCACATTTTGTAATCGCTAACATCATCTATTTCTTCAGGCCACTCAACCTCTTCATCGAAATCATCTTCTTCCTCATCTATCACGCGATTGATTTCTGTGCGCGAAGATTCCAGAACAGCTTCTTTAACAAAAATCGGACAATCTACTCGCAAAGCAAGCGCAATTGCATCGCTCGGTCTGGCATCAATCAAAACAGTCTGCTCAAGTAAACTGATTTCAATGACGGCGAAAAATGTACTGTCGCGCAGGTCCGTCACAACCACACGATTGACGACTCCTCCTAATTGACGGATGACATTCTTCAATAAGTCATGTGTCATCGGCCGTAATGACGGCAATTTTTCGATCTCCGAAGCGATAGAATTAGCTTCATAAGGGCCAACCCAAATTGGCAACATGGTGTCGCTGGTTAAATCCTTCAACAAAACCACAGGAGAGTTAGTGGTCGGATCAATCAATAGCCCACGAATTTTTACTTCTTTTTCCATAAAAACCTCGATCGTCCAAACAACTTTAGACTAAGTAACCATAAAGACTATTTGGCTTTACATCGGTTACAGTGACATTAACAATCTCTCCAATCAGATTTTGGGGACAAGGAAAGTTTACGACTTTATTGCACCGGGTGTGACCAGAACAGTCATCGGCGGATCTGGCACTCTCACCTTCAACCAGCACTTCAACGGTTCGACCTAAATACCGACCATATCGCTGCCGTTGAATTCGTCGTTGTAGCTCTTCAAGTTTGAGAAAACGCTCTGTTTTGACTTCCTCAGGAATTGAGTCTGCGTATGCAGCGGCAGGCGTATTCGGGCGTGGCGAGTATTTGAAAATGTACAAACCATCATACTCAGTTTCAGCAACCAAGCTCATTGTTTCGTTGAAATCCTCTTCTGTTTCGCCGGGAAAGCCGACAATGATATCTCCCGTTATTGAAATATCTTTTTGTGCCTGTTTGATGTGCCCGATCTTTTCGAGATACTCTTCTCGCGTATAGCCTCTTCTCATCACTCTCAGCATTCGGTTGCTTCCGGATTGAACAGGAAGGTGAATCCATTCGCAAAGGGCTGGATGCTCATCTATTACTTTAACTATTTCCTGATCAAAATCTCTGGGATATGAAGAGGTGAACTTGATTCTCGGAATGCCAGAGCTTTCAGCTATTAATTGCAATAAATTAGCAAAGGTAACCTCATGTAAATTCTCAAAAACTGAGGAAGCCTGATTTCCGTGAAAACGCCCACTGAGGCCATAACTATTCACATTTTGACCGAGCAAATGAACCTCTTTGAACCCTTGCTCGGCCAGATTTTTGGCCTCTTCAACGATCATATTGGCAGGCCGACTTCGTTCACGCCCACGCGTAAAGGGGACAATGCAAAACGAGCAAAATTTGTTACATCCTTCAGTAATTGTGATGTAAGCCACGTACTTTGTCTGGCGAACACCGGCATCCAGTTCAAAGAATTCGGCATTTTTGGTGAGTTGAATATCAATCGCTCTTGAAAATCCTTGTTCAAGCTGAGAAACCAAAGTGGGAAGCTTTCCGATTGCCTGGGTACCAATTACTAACCGTATATCCTTATTGCGATCAAACATTCGCTCAGCCTCTGCCTGAGCTACACAGCCCATAACACCAAATACAGGCTTCGAATCTTTTGATTCGCGATTTAATTCACCAATCCTTGAATACACTTTGCGGGCGGCCTTTTCTCTCACCATACAAGTGTTTAAGAGAATTAAGTCTGCGCCTTCAGGAGTTTCCGTCAGTTCATAACCGGCGCCGGAAAGGGCAAACACAGCTTTTTCGCTGTCATGCACATTCATCTGGCAGCCGTAAGTTTCTAAATAAAGCTTCTTGCTCATAAAAAATGCAAAATTATTGGGATTGAAGCAATTCGCGCGCGTGTTTTCTTGCTGCGATTGTCGCTGTTGATCCGCCAATCATTCTGACCAGCTCATCAATGCGTCCGTCTTCATCCAGGTTGGCGACTCTTGTGACAGTACGTTTCTCTGAAAGTTCTTTGGTAATCAGAAAATGCGTATCGGCGTATCGAGCAATTTGAGGTTGGTGCGTGATGCACAGCACCTGATTGGTCTTCGCCAGTCGTTTGAGCCGCTGCCCGACCGCTTCAGCCACTCGGCCCCCGATCCCTGCATCAATTTCATCAAATATCAATGTCCTAGGAAAAAGCGTGGGAGCAGTGACAGTTTTCAGAACCAGCATCAGGCGTGATAACTCGCCGCCAGAAGCAACCGCTTTGAGCGCTTTCAGATCTTCGCCCGCGTTTGCTGTAAAGGAAAATTCAGCCGTCTCGCTGCCATTCCGACTCATCCCATCAACATTAAGTCCGGCATGTTCGCTGATTCTCGCAGTCAATTGGCCGAAAGCCTGCCCCGTGAATTGAATTGAAAATTTTGCCGAACCTAAAGCCACTGCTGACAATTCTTTTGCAACTGCTTTCTCCAGTTTTGGCGCAGCTTGATACCTATGATCTCTCAATTCAATTGCCAGTTTTTGATAATTGTTAAGGGACGTCTTTAGCCTTGAAGCGATTTCACGACCTCGCTCCTCACTATGCAAGAGCAGTCTTTTTTGTTCAAGCAATTTGTCAC
Encoded here:
- a CDS encoding Uma2 family endonuclease; translated protein: MTGTATELALDPGLEYEIVNGKPVVKEMASMKHGGTIMRLGARLQMHVEDNDLGGIYSPDTTFMIGDNQRLPDLAFVSNERMPEEGEVDGAVPIAPDLAVEVISPNDMLEKVTAKIEDYFAAGVRQVWLVSLRSRTVSIYDSPTKVTILTENEDLTSEAILPGFCCRISEIFGKKPLVTSAPTE
- a CDS encoding TIM barrel protein, which produces MTSLANSASPVSRRKMLSQTITGAGATALLSGLNSPLAASGLIVPQKVGGRLKQSVCRWCYNKIPLEEFAKAVSEMGLKGIDLLNDPNDWPMAKKYGLIPTMVTGAGNIPDACNRKDLHDKLFKDFEENIARAAANGVPNVITFSGNRKGMSDGEGLENTVTMLNRAKGIAEKYGVTICLEYLNSKVDHKDYMFDHIGWGVEAIKRVNSPRVKILYDIYHAQIMDGDIIRTIRANIQHIAHFHTGGNPGRNELDDTQELNWRTIAKAIADLGFQGYVAHEFVPKRDPLKSLREAAELFDV
- the xerD gene encoding site-specific tyrosine recombinase XerD; the encoded protein is MKEDKKLVAEFITQLRVEKGLADNTLLAYQRDLQKLLKHSADLGKSLMTLDRADVVDLMADLKDSGANSSSISRLVSAIRGFYKYLVTEGLTKSDPTAHLEAHKPWQTLPHFLTQDEVETLLAQPKMDTDLGLRDRAMLETLYASGFRVSELVNLKLSDIDLDSGVLTCFGKGSKQRKVPLGRSAISFLNRYFPARLRLLNGKLSDLLFIELNGRRITRQKFWKLIKRYGDSANIAYITPHLLRHSFATVLLANGADLRSVQLMLGHSDISTTQIYTHVTNDQLKTAYKQFHPRS
- the lpxD gene encoding UDP-3-O-(3-hydroxymyristoyl)glucosamine N-acyltransferase; translation: MNLGEIARRLHCSVVGNPEIEITDLAPIEIADPSQLTFLSNKKYKKHLATTSAAAIILDDASDLPEGKSGIISANPYLTFAEAMWIFHPALQPGKGIHSTSVISHSAVIGKDVSIGAFTVIGDGAKIGDNVQVLDHCSIYPGAEIGDNTFLHSHCVVREFCKVGRNVIFQNHVTIGSDGFGFAKDNDGNWFKIPQAGIVVVEDDVEIGASSTIDRATIGRTIIGKGTKLDNLVQIGHGSSVGEKTLLCAQVGLAGSSQIGHEVILSGQVGVAGHLSIGDRVIATAQTGIPSSVEAGKIISGYPAIENRDWLKSSAIFAQLPKLQKEIRQLKEEINKLNALLER
- a CDS encoding ParB/RepB/Spo0J family partition protein, whose protein sequence is MRHDRHYVEELSSLRGAPIGRMIPVEKLEPNPNQPRVDMGDLEDLIASIKEKGILEPLLVRPSEVGGRYMIISGERRYRAALEVELREVPCIEMDVDERNVAEIALIENLQRKDLTAYEEAEGYLALIERFGYTHEEVSKKIGKSRSSVTEALSIAAIPSDIRDKCRAESINSKSLLLQVARQSDHDSMLNFVQRIASQGLNRDEARQARKNKQVRAQPFIYRFQAPTKDFTIEVKFRRSSVEHDELIQAVRTALEELSKLTES
- a CDS encoding ParA family protein, with product MKIAITNQKGGVGKTTTAINLAAALAQQGKKVLLADLDPQANSTISFLVQNDYSLSIYDLLTDSDVRFGDIVQKTKIENLDILPSKINLAKLEAKLVGELDGPFRLKDRLDPVTHNYDVVIIDTPPTLGLITVNALVAATHLIIPIQSSYFALEGTDDLLETIERIKARPNPQLEVLGVVVTLHDKRTTLSRDIYDQICNVFGDKVFETTISKSVRLEESPAYRESIFTFAPASSGAIEYANLCNEVIRRAS
- a CDS encoding bifunctional nuclease family protein encodes the protein MEKEVKIRGLLIDPTTNSPVVLLKDLTSDTMLPIWVGPYEANSIASEIEKLPSLRPMTHDLLKNVIRQLGGVVNRVVVTDLRDSTFFAVIEISLLEQTVLIDARPSDAIALALRVDCPIFVKEAVLESSRTEINRVIDEEEDDFDEEVEWPEEIDDVSDYKM
- the miaB gene encoding tRNA (N6-isopentenyl adenosine(37)-C2)-methylthiotransferase MiaB yields the protein MSKKLYLETYGCQMNVHDSEKAVFALSGAGYELTETPEGADLILLNTCMVREKAARKVYSRIGELNRESKDSKPVFGVMGCVAQAEAERMFDRNKDIRLVIGTQAIGKLPTLVSQLEQGFSRAIDIQLTKNAEFFELDAGVRQTKYVAYITITEGCNKFCSFCIVPFTRGRERSRPANMIVEEAKNLAEQGFKEVHLLGQNVNSYGLSGRFHGNQASSVFENLHEVTFANLLQLIAESSGIPRIKFTSSYPRDFDQEIVKVIDEHPALCEWIHLPVQSGSNRMLRVMRRGYTREEYLEKIGHIKQAQKDISITGDIIVGFPGETEEDFNETMSLVAETEYDGLYIFKYSPRPNTPAAAYADSIPEEVKTERFLKLEELQRRIQRQRYGRYLGRTVEVLVEGESARSADDCSGHTRCNKVVNFPCPQNLIGEIVNVTVTDVKPNSLYGYLV